The Denitrificimonas caeni genome has a segment encoding these proteins:
- the prfA gene encoding peptide chain release factor 1 codes for MKASLVNRLDRLQERFEELTALLGDAQVINDQNKYRDYSKEYAEVEPVVQQFQAWRKTRSDLEEAQALLKDSDPDVREMAAEEVAECRESLEAIEADLQRLMLPKDPNDGRNVFLEVRAGTGGDEAAIFSGDLMRMYLRYAERQGWRVEILSEHAGEHGGYKEVIARVEGNNVYGKLKFESGAHRVQRVPETESQGRVHTSACTVVVLPEPDEQDAIEINPADLRVDTYRASGAGGQHVNKTDSAVRITHLPSGIVVECQEERSQHKNRARAMGWLAARLEDQQSSAAAQEISDTRRSLVGSGDRSERIRTYNFSQGRVTDHRINLTLYSLADVLGGALEQIIDPLLLEYQADQLAALGD; via the coding sequence ATGAAAGCATCGTTAGTCAATCGTTTAGACCGCCTGCAAGAACGCTTTGAAGAACTTACAGCGTTATTAGGTGATGCGCAGGTGATCAATGATCAAAACAAGTACCGCGACTACTCCAAAGAGTATGCCGAGGTCGAGCCTGTGGTGCAGCAGTTCCAAGCTTGGCGCAAAACTCGCAGCGACCTTGAAGAGGCGCAAGCCTTACTCAAAGACAGTGATCCTGATGTGCGTGAGATGGCAGCAGAGGAAGTGGCGGAGTGCCGCGAGTCTTTAGAGGCTATTGAGGCTGATTTGCAGCGCTTGATGTTGCCTAAAGATCCCAATGACGGGCGTAACGTGTTTCTGGAAGTGCGTGCGGGTACCGGCGGCGATGAGGCAGCGATATTTTCTGGCGACTTAATGCGGATGTATTTGCGTTATGCCGAGCGCCAAGGCTGGCGTGTGGAAATACTTTCTGAGCATGCGGGTGAGCATGGCGGTTATAAGGAAGTGATTGCCCGTGTTGAAGGCAACAATGTCTACGGTAAATTAAAGTTTGAATCTGGTGCGCACCGAGTGCAACGAGTCCCAGAAACTGAGTCGCAAGGGCGAGTGCACACCTCTGCTTGTACCGTGGTGGTTTTACCTGAACCTGATGAGCAAGATGCCATTGAAATTAATCCGGCTGATTTGCGTGTGGATACCTACCGTGCCTCTGGAGCCGGTGGGCAGCACGTGAACAAAACGGATTCAGCGGTGCGTATTACCCACTTGCCCAGCGGCATTGTGGTTGAGTGCCAGGAAGAGCGCTCCCAACATAAAAACCGTGCGCGCGCTATGGGTTGGTTGGCTGCGCGTTTAGAAGACCAGCAAAGCAGTGCTGCCGCGCAAGAAATTTCTGATACACGGCGCTCCTTGGTAGGTAGCGGTGACCGCTCTGAGCGGATCCGTACCTATAACTTTTCCCAGGGGCGTGTCACCGATCATCGGATTAATTTAACCCTGTATTCGCTGGCCGATGTGCTGGGTGGTGCGTTAGAGCAGATTATTGATCCACTGTTGCTGGAGTATCAGGCTGACCAACTTGCGGCACTGGGTGATTAA
- the prmC gene encoding peptide chain release factor N(5)-glutamine methyltransferase: MMRIEQLLAQAEHIDSPTAQLDAELLLAFVLDKPRSYLYTWPEKTLTTAQLNSFAALLERRKRGEPVAYLLGRQGFWTLDLAVAAHTLIPRADTELLVEAVLQLADASAALNVLDLGTGSGALALAVASERQCWQVTGVDRIEAAVALAQDNQQQLGLSNVRFLRSDWFSAVAHQRYDLILSNPPYIAANDPHLQQGDVRFEPLSALVSGADGLDDIRLIIAQAPEYLTANGWLLLEHGFDQAAAVRELLHLSGFTKVSSQRDLGGHERISLGRLPSLS; encoded by the coding sequence ATGATGCGCATTGAGCAGTTATTAGCCCAAGCTGAACACATTGATTCGCCAACGGCGCAGCTGGATGCTGAGTTGCTGTTGGCTTTTGTGCTGGATAAACCGCGCAGTTATCTTTACACCTGGCCTGAAAAAACGCTCACCACAGCGCAGCTCAATAGTTTTGCAGCGCTTTTAGAGCGCCGTAAGCGTGGTGAGCCGGTAGCTTATTTGTTAGGTCGGCAGGGTTTTTGGACCCTTGATTTGGCAGTGGCGGCGCATACCCTGATTCCGCGAGCCGATACAGAATTGCTGGTAGAGGCCGTTTTGCAATTAGCGGATGCCAGTGCGGCGCTCAATGTTTTAGATTTAGGCACAGGCAGTGGTGCATTAGCCTTGGCTGTAGCCAGCGAGCGACAGTGTTGGCAAGTGACTGGTGTTGATCGAATTGAAGCTGCGGTGGCGCTGGCACAAGATAACCAACAGCAACTGGGTTTAAGTAATGTCAGGTTCTTGCGCAGTGATTGGTTTAGCGCTGTAGCGCATCAGCGCTATGATTTGATTCTCAGTAACCCGCCATATATTGCCGCCAATGATCCGCATTTGCAGCAAGGTGATGTGCGCTTTGAGCCTCTAAGTGCGCTGGTGTCCGGCGCGGATGGTTTGGATGATATACGCTTAATTATCGCTCAGGCACCTGAGTATTTGACCGCTAATGGCTGGCTACTGCTGGAGCATGGTTTTGATCAGGCTGCGGCGGTGCGTGAGTTATTACACTTGTCCGGCTTTACCAAGGTCAGTAGTCAACGTGATTTAGGCGGACACGAACGAATCAGTTTAGGGCGTTTGCCATCCTTGTCTTAG
- a CDS encoding molybdopterin-synthase adenylyltransferase MoeB yields the protein MLNDEELLRYSRQILLKQVDIAGQLRLKNSKILIVGLGGLGSPVALYLAAAGVGEIYLADFDVLDLSNLQRQVVHDSAALGALKVESAQARLRGLNPHIKVRTVSEKLTADNLPALLQKIDLALDCTDNFTIRAQLNAACVAAKVTLVSGAAIRTEGQVSVYQPSNALSPCYHCVFGDGAEEGLTCSEAGVLGPLVGLIGSLQALEVMKIIAGFGEPLVGRLLLVDALSSRFRELKLRRDPQCSVCGGRDA from the coding sequence ATGCTAAATGATGAAGAATTACTGCGCTACAGTCGCCAAATCCTCTTAAAGCAAGTGGATATCGCCGGTCAATTGCGCTTGAAAAACAGTAAAATATTAATTGTCGGTCTCGGTGGGCTGGGCTCTCCGGTAGCCCTGTATCTGGCTGCTGCTGGGGTCGGCGAGATCTATTTAGCTGATTTTGATGTGTTGGATTTATCCAATCTGCAGCGGCAAGTTGTCCATGATAGTGCGGCTCTAGGGGCTTTGAAGGTTGAGTCGGCGCAAGCGCGTTTACGTGGCTTAAATCCACATATTAAAGTGCGCACAGTCAGCGAAAAGTTAACTGCAGATAACTTGCCAGCATTACTGCAAAAGATTGATTTAGCGCTGGACTGTACGGATAACTTTACGATTCGCGCACAGCTCAATGCCGCCTGCGTAGCCGCCAAGGTGACGTTGGTCAGTGGTGCAGCCATTCGCACTGAAGGGCAGGTCAGTGTTTATCAGCCAAGCAATGCGCTGAGTCCGTGTTATCACTGTGTGTTTGGTGATGGTGCAGAAGAGGGCTTAACCTGCAGTGAGGCTGGTGTGCTGGGGCCTTTAGTAGGGCTGATTGGTAGCTTGCAAGCCTTAGAAGTAATGAAGATTATTGCTGGTTTTGGTGAGCCTTTAGTGGGCCGTTTACTCTTGGTTGATGCATTGAGTAGCAGGTTTCGTGAGCTTAAACTGCGCCGCGATCCGCAATGCAGTGTTTGCGGTGGGCGTGATGCATAA
- the murI gene encoding glutamate racemase, whose product MHKQAAIGVFDSGLGGISVLHEIRHLLPAEALIYIADSAHVPYGEKSAEFIVQRSLAISEFLVAQPVKAIVVACNTATAAAVTELRQRWPQLLIVGMEPAIKPAVQASLSGKIGVLATIGTLRSARFAALLERFASNVQVITQPCPGLVELIEAGELQGATTRSLLHSYVEPLLQAGCDTLILGCTHYPLVKPLLGDLLPAGVQLIDTGAAVARRLHSELGKQDLLADAKHCADFFYGSGDVAKIEHTLALLWPSIEPVRALGF is encoded by the coding sequence ATGCATAAGCAAGCCGCTATTGGTGTATTTGATTCGGGGTTGGGGGGGATTTCAGTACTGCATGAGATCCGCCACTTATTGCCGGCGGAAGCGTTGATTTACATTGCTGACAGTGCCCACGTTCCCTATGGCGAGAAGTCAGCTGAGTTTATTGTCCAGCGTAGTCTCGCGATCAGCGAGTTTCTTGTGGCCCAGCCCGTGAAAGCTATTGTTGTGGCCTGTAACACGGCGACTGCAGCGGCTGTGACCGAATTACGTCAGCGTTGGCCACAGTTGTTAATTGTCGGGATGGAACCTGCGATCAAGCCAGCGGTGCAGGCTTCGCTATCTGGCAAAATAGGCGTGTTAGCGACCATAGGAACATTGCGCAGTGCACGTTTTGCAGCGTTGCTTGAGCGCTTTGCCAGTAATGTGCAGGTGATCACTCAGCCTTGCCCCGGGCTTGTAGAGTTAATTGAAGCCGGAGAGTTGCAGGGAGCGACAACGCGATCGCTATTGCACAGCTATGTTGAGCCATTATTGCAAGCGGGCTGTGATACGTTAATTCTTGGTTGTACCCATTACCCCTTAGTTAAGCCGCTGCTCGGTGATTTGCTGCCTGCTGGTGTGCAACTGATCGACACCGGTGCAGCGGTAGCGCGGCGTTTGCACAGCGAGTTGGGTAAGCAGGATTTACTCGCTGATGCTAAGCACTGTGCAGACTTTTTTTACGGCAGTGGTGATGTGGCTAAAATTGAGCATACTTTAGCCCTGCTGTGGCCTAGTATTGAGCCGGTGAGGGCTTTGGGATTTTAG
- a CDS encoding acyloxyacyl hydrolase gives MRVVLLSGITALTLALSVQQVSALELSAAVGHTQESTSSLRLGLRKSFQSSWWHSDLGALSGYWAAGYTYWDGDKKSSNHSLSVSPVFVYEFNAARIKPYIEAGIGVAAFRHTRVEQRDLSTAFQFEDRIGVGLGYRNQRLGLSAIHYSNAGIKKPNDGINTYSLHYSLAL, from the coding sequence ATGCGTGTAGTTTTACTGAGTGGTATTACCGCGCTTACGTTAGCTTTAAGTGTGCAGCAGGTGTCTGCGCTGGAGTTGAGCGCTGCGGTAGGTCATACACAAGAGTCGACATCGTCATTACGCCTAGGCTTACGTAAAAGCTTTCAGTCAAGTTGGTGGCATTCTGACCTTGGTGCTTTAAGTGGTTATTGGGCTGCTGGATATACTTATTGGGATGGTGATAAAAAGTCCAGCAATCACAGTCTTTCTGTTAGCCCTGTATTTGTCTATGAGTTTAATGCGGCGCGGATAAAGCCCTATATTGAAGCAGGTATTGGAGTGGCTGCGTTTCGACATACGCGAGTAGAGCAACGCGACTTAAGTACTGCATTTCAATTTGAAGACCGTATCGGTGTCGGACTAGGTTATCGTAATCAAAGACTTGGCTTAAGTGCTATCCACTATTCAAATGCGGGTATTAAAAAGCCTAATGACGGCATCAACACCTATTCTTTGCACTATAGTTTAGCGCTTTAA
- a CDS encoding CinA family protein codes for MLAITWLADQLGQQLLLKNAAVTTAESCTGGGIAEAITRIAGSSAWFEVGFVTYSNAQKTHVLKVAADAVQRDGAVSQTVVEAMARGAQLQSGAEYAVAVSGVAGPGGGSPEKPVGTVWLAWADGTQVESGCWRFAGDRHAVRQQTVQAALAGLLCVMQGQPANTWQEWLKKHLPNQ; via the coding sequence ATGTTAGCGATTACTTGGTTGGCTGATCAGCTTGGTCAACAACTGTTACTTAAAAATGCTGCAGTGACTACTGCTGAGTCATGCACAGGTGGTGGTATTGCTGAGGCGATTACCCGTATTGCTGGCAGCTCTGCATGGTTTGAAGTGGGTTTTGTCACTTACTCTAATGCGCAAAAAACACATGTGTTAAAGGTTGCGGCAGATGCTGTGCAGCGTGATGGTGCGGTAAGTCAGACGGTTGTTGAAGCCATGGCCCGTGGTGCGCAGCTTCAGTCTGGGGCTGAGTATGCAGTGGCAGTTAGTGGTGTTGCTGGGCCCGGTGGCGGCAGTCCTGAGAAGCCGGTAGGCACCGTATGGCTGGCTTGGGCCGATGGTACACAGGTGGAATCTGGATGCTGGCGTTTCGCGGGTGATCGGCATGCCGTTCGTCAGCAAACCGTGCAAGCAGCTTTGGCTGGTCTATTGTGTGTAATGCAGGGGCAGCCAGCAAATACTTGGCAAGAATGGTTAAAGAAACATTTGCCTAATCAATAA